A genome region from Alkalimarinus coralli includes the following:
- the edd gene encoding phosphogluconate dehydratase has product MNKTISMITDRILHRSAQSRAAYLNKVETAFVQGPARSQVSCTNLAHDVAASTDHEKLILKQREQHANIAIISAYNELLSAHQPYSAYPKLIKEAVARKGHVAQFAAGVPAMCDGITQGQPGMELSLLSRDVIAMSAAVALSHNVFDGALYLGVCDKIVPGLLIAALEFGHLPAVFVPAGPMPTGLPNKQKAHIRQQYAEGLISKDQLLEAEVKSYHSPGTCTFYGTANSNQMLMEFLGLHLPGSSFIPPGTELRDALTVSAAEQICKITALTDHYTPLGKMIDEKSVVNAMIGLIATGGSTNHTIHLVAIARAAGIVINWDDFSALSAVVPLLARVYPSGDADINQFHHAGGVPLVIKELLELGMLHRDVATIMGQGLEKYTQRPSLGNQTLSWTASTESLDKSIIRIGSDPFAASGGLCLIAGDIGRAIVKLSSVPEKHHKIKAPAAVFCSQEAVKQAFEEGLLDKDCVVVVKEQGPRANGMPELHKLMPVLGVLQDRGYNVALVTDGRLSGASGKVLSVIHVTPESNAGGAIAVIAEGDVIDIDAVKGTLSVNADLQSRLKQFTNESLKQSSSSLGRGLFQGMRSRATSAEEGATTFQ; this is encoded by the coding sequence ATGAACAAAACCATATCTATGATTACAGATCGAATTTTGCATCGCAGTGCGCAAAGCAGGGCTGCCTATCTTAACAAGGTTGAGACGGCGTTTGTGCAAGGCCCAGCAAGAAGCCAGGTAAGCTGTACCAACTTGGCGCATGATGTGGCGGCGTCCACAGACCACGAAAAGTTAATTCTTAAACAGCGTGAGCAGCATGCAAATATCGCTATTATCTCTGCCTATAATGAGTTACTTTCAGCGCACCAACCGTATAGCGCATACCCGAAACTTATAAAGGAAGCCGTTGCTAGAAAGGGGCATGTCGCGCAGTTTGCCGCTGGTGTTCCGGCAATGTGCGATGGCATTACTCAAGGCCAGCCAGGTATGGAGCTTTCGCTACTGAGCCGTGATGTCATAGCGATGTCCGCCGCAGTTGCATTGAGCCACAACGTTTTTGACGGCGCTCTGTACTTGGGAGTTTGCGACAAGATTGTGCCCGGCCTGCTAATCGCGGCTTTGGAGTTTGGTCACCTGCCAGCGGTATTTGTACCAGCAGGCCCTATGCCAACAGGTTTACCGAATAAACAAAAAGCGCACATCAGGCAGCAGTATGCAGAAGGTTTAATAAGTAAAGACCAATTGCTCGAAGCAGAAGTTAAGTCCTACCACTCTCCTGGTACTTGCACGTTTTACGGGACGGCGAATAGTAATCAGATGCTGATGGAGTTTCTTGGTCTGCATCTTCCTGGTTCATCTTTTATTCCGCCTGGCACTGAATTGCGGGATGCACTGACAGTATCGGCCGCGGAACAAATATGCAAAATTACAGCACTTACTGATCACTATACCCCACTGGGAAAAATGATTGACGAAAAGTCCGTTGTAAACGCAATGATTGGGCTTATTGCCACTGGAGGCTCTACCAATCATACCATTCATCTTGTTGCGATTGCTCGTGCCGCTGGGATAGTGATCAATTGGGATGATTTTTCAGCATTGTCAGCCGTCGTTCCTTTGCTCGCTCGGGTCTACCCTAGTGGGGATGCTGATATTAATCAGTTTCATCACGCAGGAGGTGTCCCACTGGTTATTAAGGAGCTTCTTGAGCTTGGTATGCTGCACCGCGATGTAGCGACGATTATGGGGCAAGGACTTGAAAAGTATACTCAGAGACCTTCATTGGGCAATCAAACTTTGTCCTGGACAGCCTCCACTGAGAGCCTTGATAAAAGTATTATCAGAATAGGTTCTGACCCCTTTGCAGCCAGCGGCGGCCTCTGTTTGATTGCCGGAGATATTGGACGGGCCATTGTAAAACTATCGTCTGTGCCCGAAAAGCATCACAAAATCAAAGCTCCAGCAGCCGTCTTTTGTTCGCAGGAAGCCGTTAAACAGGCCTTTGAAGAAGGGTTGCTAGATAAAGATTGTGTTGTAGTGGTAAAAGAGCAGGGGCCACGCGCGAACGGAATGCCCGAACTGCATAAGCTTATGCCTGTGTTGGGCGTATTACAGGATAGAGGCTATAACGTTGCGTTAGTGACGGATGGGCGTTTATCGGGTGCATCGGGTAAAGTGTTATCGGTGATTCATGTCACCCCGGAAAGTAATGCAGGGGGGGCTATTGCAGTGATCGCTGAGGGAGATGTTATAGACATTGATGCGGTTAAAGGCACTCTGTCAGTTAATGCAGACCTCCAGTCCAGACTGAAGCAGTTTACCAATGAGAGTCTCAAGCAAAGTTCAAGCAGTCTGGGAAGAGGGTTGTTTCAAGGCATGAGATCGAGAGCAACATCAGCAGAGGAGGGGGCTACAACGTTTCAATAG
- the eda gene encoding bifunctional 4-hydroxy-2-oxoglutarate aldolase/2-dehydro-3-deoxy-phosphogluconate aldolase: MNKSDAMFDAWLLHTKPVIPVIVIDDAEDAISLAGALTKGGIRLIEITLRTPAALKAIHILAGSFPDIIVGAGTVVRPEQVADVAKAGGRFIVSPGFSLDIAEQAEKHGLAYLPGVATATEIMTATSNGFNFLKFYPAAQAGGVDMLKAFSGPFPNVIFCPTGGISELDYLKYLELSNVKSIGGSWVASRKLIADKQWNEIYELSARI; encoded by the coding sequence ATGAATAAATCCGATGCTATGTTTGATGCTTGGTTATTGCATACCAAGCCCGTTATTCCGGTTATTGTGATTGATGATGCTGAAGATGCAATATCACTTGCAGGCGCACTTACCAAAGGCGGAATTCGATTAATTGAAATTACGTTACGAACACCCGCAGCGCTTAAAGCAATACATATCCTGGCTGGCAGTTTTCCCGATATTATTGTGGGTGCAGGAACAGTAGTGAGGCCTGAACAGGTCGCAGACGTTGCAAAAGCGGGTGGGCGTTTTATTGTAAGCCCTGGCTTTTCACTTGATATTGCCGAACAAGCCGAGAAACATGGATTAGCTTATTTACCCGGCGTTGCTACAGCAACAGAAATTATGACAGCGACAAGTAATGGGTTTAATTTCTTAAAGTTTTATCCGGCGGCCCAGGCCGGCGGTGTTGATATGTTGAAAGCGTTCTCCGGGCCTTTTCCTAACGTTATCTTTTGCCCGACAGGGGGGATCAGTGAGCTGGACTACCTTAAGTACCTTGAACTGAGCAACGTGAAGTCTATTGGTGGTTCCTGGGTTGCTTCACGCAAGCTTATTGCGGATAAACAGTGGAATGAAATATACGAGCTTTCAGCCCGGATATAG
- the zwf gene encoding glucose-6-phosphate dehydrogenase, translating into MMPLNEPFDLVLFGSTGDLSTRKLLPALFSLYADARLPNEWRLVALFRREHKDFIETLHKSVGVKHDLNDKKLKSKWASFTKHVVCLSFDATEPDNYGELKELVEQQADSNKIFYLATPSALYGKICNGLAKARLNSLKSRIVLEKPIGSDLASAKKINQLVCRHFKEQQIFRIDHYLGKETVQNLLVLRFANTIFESQWNQKYIDNIQITISETLGVEERAQFYDHVGALRDMGQNHLLQLLCIVAMEPPARFNPDAVRDEKVKVLRALRVLGDQDVQKKVVRGQYSSGISNGVAVAGYLDEEGVAPSSETETFVAMKVEIDNWRWAGVPFYLRTGKRLVHRACEIVVHFKEVPHSIFDLQHKNTMANKLVFRLQPDEGIRLKLCEKKRGPGVSVRSTELSLSPDYLNRKHIPDAYERLLGDVISNNQTLFVRQDELIAAWEWLDPILKHWDESEQEPEPYIAGSWGPAAATLLLAKDGRLWDETSSPLQESMLNEGEE; encoded by the coding sequence ATGATGCCGTTAAATGAGCCATTTGACTTAGTGTTGTTTGGGTCAACTGGAGACCTATCTACCCGCAAACTCTTGCCAGCACTGTTTTCGCTATACGCTGACGCGAGGCTTCCTAATGAGTGGAGGCTGGTTGCTTTATTTAGACGAGAGCACAAAGACTTTATCGAAACGTTGCACAAGTCTGTCGGGGTTAAACACGACCTTAATGATAAAAAATTAAAATCAAAGTGGGCGTCTTTCACAAAACATGTTGTCTGCTTGTCATTTGACGCAACAGAGCCTGATAACTACGGTGAGCTAAAGGAGCTGGTTGAACAGCAAGCCGACAGCAATAAGATATTTTATCTTGCTACGCCGTCAGCGCTGTACGGAAAAATATGTAATGGGTTAGCCAAGGCCCGCTTAAATAGCTTAAAAAGTAGAATAGTGTTGGAAAAGCCTATTGGTTCAGATTTGGCTTCTGCGAAAAAAATAAACCAACTGGTGTGCCGCCACTTTAAAGAGCAGCAGATCTTTAGAATCGATCATTACTTGGGGAAGGAGACTGTTCAAAATCTGCTGGTTTTGCGGTTTGCCAACACAATATTTGAGTCTCAGTGGAATCAGAAATATATCGATAACATTCAGATTACGATATCTGAAACCTTGGGGGTTGAGGAGCGAGCACAGTTTTACGATCACGTGGGTGCGCTTAGGGATATGGGGCAAAACCACCTTTTGCAACTGCTGTGTATTGTCGCCATGGAGCCTCCTGCCCGGTTTAACCCGGATGCCGTTCGTGATGAAAAAGTAAAAGTGCTTAGAGCGCTTCGAGTACTGGGCGATCAGGACGTACAAAAAAAAGTCGTTAGGGGCCAATACAGTTCAGGTATTTCGAACGGCGTCGCCGTCGCTGGTTATCTGGACGAGGAGGGCGTAGCTCCTTCGAGTGAAACAGAAACATTCGTCGCCATGAAAGTTGAAATTGATAATTGGCGTTGGGCTGGGGTTCCTTTTTACCTTCGAACGGGGAAGCGGTTAGTTCATAGAGCCTGTGAAATTGTTGTCCACTTTAAGGAAGTTCCCCACTCAATTTTCGACTTACAGCATAAAAATACCATGGCCAACAAGCTGGTATTTCGACTCCAGCCTGATGAAGGAATCAGGTTAAAACTGTGTGAAAAGAAAAGAGGCCCAGGTGTTAGTGTGCGGTCAACCGAGCTTAGTTTAAGCCCTGACTACCTTAACCGTAAACATATACCTGATGCTTACGAAAGACTGCTTGGTGATGTCATTAGTAATAATCAAACGCTATTTGTCAGGCAGGACGAACTAATCGCTGCCTGGGAGTGGCTTGACCCAATTTTGAAGCACTGGGATGAGTCAGAGCAGGAGCCTGAACCCTATATTGCCGGTAGCTGGGGGCCAGCTGCTGCCACACTATTGCTGGCTAAAGACGGTCGTCTGTGGGATGAGACAAGCAGCCCTCTACAAGAGAGTATGCTTAACGAGGGGGAAGAGTGA
- the pgl gene encoding 6-phosphogluconolactonase, translating into MIERLFNNHQEMLNELVDTIARDISRSIKESGETSLAVSGGTTPVNLYDGLSLVDLSWHNVTITLTDERWVPVDHTASNERMVRQHLLQNSAQGARFISLKTHHPSAEKAEAELEKYLQNELPSLDLVILGMGADGHFASLFPHSDVLAKGLDLSSSRQCLATFAPSEPKERISLTLAKILTAKKIYLLMTGEDKLAVYRRACKEINASAVPNLPITAVLKQDAVPVTVFWAATSDNKAS; encoded by the coding sequence GTGATTGAGCGATTATTTAATAACCATCAGGAAATGCTCAACGAGCTTGTAGATACAATTGCACGAGATATTTCGAGGTCTATAAAAGAGTCGGGCGAAACTAGTCTCGCGGTCAGTGGCGGAACAACACCTGTTAACCTATACGACGGTCTTTCCTTAGTCGATTTGAGCTGGCATAACGTCACGATAACCTTAACAGATGAGCGTTGGGTACCTGTTGATCATACTGCGAGTAATGAGAGAATGGTTAGGCAGCACTTATTACAGAATAGCGCTCAAGGTGCTCGTTTTATCAGCCTTAAAACTCATCATCCTTCAGCAGAAAAGGCTGAAGCTGAGCTCGAAAAGTATCTTCAAAATGAACTCCCATCTTTAGACTTGGTCATATTAGGGATGGGGGCTGATGGCCATTTTGCTTCGCTGTTTCCGCATTCCGATGTTTTAGCAAAAGGGTTGGATCTAAGCAGTTCCAGGCAGTGCCTGGCGACCTTTGCTCCGTCAGAGCCAAAGGAGCGAATATCTCTTACTCTAGCCAAAATTCTAACAGCAAAGAAAATCTATCTGCTAATGACAGGTGAAGATAAATTGGCCGTATATAGGCGTGCTTGCAAAGAGATTAACGCAAGTGCGGTGCCAAACTTACCCATTACAGCAGTACTCAAACAAGACGCTGTTCCGGTAACCGTATTTTGGGCGGCTACTAGCGATAACAAGGCGAGCTGA